The Bacillus sp. Y1 genome includes the window GACGATAACAGAATGATACGCTTCTTCTCTATTTACTAGCTTTTCTCTGTTTTTCAACACTTCCGCTCGAACCAAATCACCGACCTTAATAGGAAGGAGGTGATTAATAAATAAGCTGTAAAGAATACCTAATAAGCAAGAGAAAATGCTTGCTTTCCCTTTTAGGTACAGCTTCCATGCCACCGCTTTTAAACAAAAGGAAAGAAAATAAAGACCAAACATGAAAAGAAGCCAAAAAGGGTGTTGAGCAAGTAATTTATACGCCTTCCATACACGGCTAGCATCAAAAAACAAGGTGGTTAGCACAATAAAGATCAAAATGATGACCAATGAGATGCCATTCTTAACGAATTTTTTAGAGAGAACCTTCATACTCTTTCGCCCATTTCACCGTTTCCTCTAGACCTAATGAAAACTCGACCTTTGGTTGATAGCCTAACTGATTTGCAGCTTTTGAGATGTCGGCCCATGTTTGATGAACATCCCCTATTCGATTGCCTTCCCTATTCACGACCATGGTCGGAAAATGGATGTGTAACTCAGATAACAAACGCTCCATCGTAATCGGTCTTCCTGAGCCAATATTAAACGTTTCACTTTCTTTGCTTTTCATCATCGTCAAGTTGATACCTTCTACAATATCTTCAATGTACGTATAGTCACGTGCGCTCCCTGATCCAAACACGCGAATGCTTTCACCGTTCATAAGCTTTTTAATAAAATGACCAATTGCCATATCCGGTCTTCCCCATGGACCATATACCGTAAAAAACCTCAGTATATTCATTTGGAATCCATATAAATGTTCATACACATGGCAGAAGGATTCAGCAGAGTATTTGGCAGCTGCATATGGTGATATGACCTTTCCGATTGCCATTTCTTCAAGGAATGGCCCTTCTTGATTTCCATAAACCGAGGACGAGGAAGCAAAAATCACTTGCCTTGTTCCCGCTTTTCCTGCTCCTTCTAACACATTAATCGTTGCCTTGACATCATAATCCACGTATTCGAGTGGTTGATCTATGGAATATGCAACACCTGGTAGAGCTGCAAGATGAATCACGACATCAGGGGAGATTTCCTTTATTAGCCGAATGGTCCCCTCTCGATCAAGTAGGTCTAAATTAAAAAAGTGAAAGGCACCCAGCTTTTTTATTTCATCCAAATGCGTCCTTTTTCTATCTGGAGAATAATAGGAATGAAGACAATCGATGATAAACACTTCATGTTGCTCTAATAATAATCTTCTAGAAAGATGGCTTCCGATAAATCCTGCTCCACCCGTTATAATAATCTTCATAAAACAACACCTCTAGTTTTACACTTTACCAATCATTATATCTTAAGTAAGAATGGAAAGCAGTTTTGCTAGGAGAGGATGAATGAAAAGGAAAAAACCTTGATTATGCCAAGGTTTTCTCCCAACTTTCTGTGTAAATTATTTCGCGCTGTTAATGACCGTATTTAGAGTCGCTTGAATTTCAGCTAGCGTAGCATCTGCAGTCGCTTTATCTTGTGCTTTTGCTGCTTCTAAATATTTTTGCGCCTTTTCAGTTAAAGCAGTAAACTCCGCTTCACCGATAATTGTTTTAATATCTTCACCAATAACATCAATGAATAGAGCACCTTCTAATGCAGTGATAACAGATTTGTCTTCACCCCAAGTTTCCACACTCTCTTCGTACTCATGTAATGCAATTTTTGAGAACCCACGTACAAACGCTTTGTTTACAGCTGCAGGATCAAGTGTTGATACATCTGTTTGAAGATCGAATTGACTTAGAATGAATGCAGCATCTTCTTGCGCGTGCTTATCAAGATAAGTGAAAATGGATTGATAAAATGCCCATCCTTCAGCTTGCTCAATTTTTGCTTCTTCCACATTTTCCTTCGCTGCAGCTGCAGCTTTTGTTGCATATCCGTTCGGAACTGCGCCGGTTGCAAAGTAGAAAGTCTTCATCAAAGTTTTGTCCACTACTTGCTTCCCAAGGTTGAAGCCTAATTGATCGTCAGCTTCTACTGCTTTCTCAATCTCATCAAATCCACCCGCGATCGCATCTACCATGTTTGTACCGTAAGCAGCATCACGCTTTTCAACAGTCGATTGAATAATTGAGTAGAATTCTTTTGCTTCTTCAACTTCTTCTTTTACTGCTTCCTTATCAGCCCAGTTTTCCGTTACTTCAGTAAACTCATGCTTAATCGTTGTATAGAAAACCTTTTGCATTAATTTATCAAAAAGTTGTTTTACAACTACTTTGTCCATGGAGCCATCTTTACCTGCCGCTAATGCCGTTGTAATATGTTGGTCAATCGTATCTTCAAATTCTGCATCTCTTTCTTTTACAAGACCTTGAAGGTTTGTCGTATAAAGTTCAGTCACTTTATCGAAATCTACTTCTTTGTCTTCTTTCGCTTTTTCTAATTCTGTAACTGCTTCTTGAAATGCCTGTCCATAACTTACTTCTTCGGTTTGTACTTCTTCCTCTTTCACTTCTTCTTGTTTCTTTTCCTCTGTCTTTTCTGTAGAAGTAGTTGAGCTACATGCTGTTAAAACTGAACTAGCTAGTAAGAAACCTGCAAAAATTTTCTTTAACTCTCTCTTTTTCATGAAATAATCCCCCGTTGATCATTTTTATGTTTAACTTATTGATAATGATTTTCATTAACAATTGTGATTATAATAGAGAATGATTCTCATCGTCAATACTATTTTTTAGATAATTTTATAAATTAGGTCATCTTTCATAGTTTTGACATACTTATAGGGGAAAAGCCATAAAAAAGCAGTAGATTCTTCCCGAATCTACTGCTACCTATTAGAAAAAAATGTTTTTCTCTATATAATTATTTTTCCCTCAAATACCAACTATGACTTTGGAAATCTCCTCTAAGCTCAACTGGGATACTCAAGCCCACATACATAAGCTCGTCTCCACCAAACACTTGGTCCGTTCCAACCAACTGATATTGTTTGTTTGGATCAATACCTGTTACCTTTAAAAACTTCAGTGGTGCCGCAGGTTCTGCTACAACAGAGAAATAAAAGACGAGAGCTTCCGATTGATCATCATTTGTAAACAACCATGCCGTTTCGTTTCCTTCGAACGGACTTAGCAGGCGGTAAAAATGTCCAAATTGGACCAGTCCTCTAATTTCCTTGTATGTCTCCACCTGCTTTTTAACCACATCTTTTTCACTTGCCGGCAGCTTGGTTAGGTCGAGTTCGTATCCTAAGTTTCCTGACATCGCCACATCCCCTCTAATGTCTAGTGAGGTGATTCGGTCTACTTGATGGTTCGGAACAGCTGATACATGAGAACCCATCGATACGATTGGATACACAAGGCTAGTTCCGTACTGAATTTTCAAGCGAGAAATAGCGTCTGTGTTGTCACTCGTCCATGTTTGAGGCATATAGTACAGAATGCCAGGGTCAAATCTTCCTCCACCACCTGAACAGCTTTCAAATAGTACATCTGGGAAAGATGAAGTAATCTTCTCCATCACCTGATACAAACCAAGCATGTATCGATGCGCCGTCTCTCTTTGTCGGTCCGGCGGAAGAAGAGCGGAACCGATTTCTGTCATATGACGGTTCATATCCCATTTCACATAAGAGATTGGGGCGCTTGCTAGAATATCACAGACCCTTTTTGTAATCTCCTCGCACACATCCTCCCTTGAAAAATCAAGGATTAATTGGTTTCTGCTTTCTGAATTTGGACGATGTGGCACATGCAGACACCAATCTGGATGCTCGCGGTATAGGTCGCTATCCACAGAGATCATTTCAGGTTCAAACCATAATCCGAACTGCATACCTAACGAATTTACTTCATTAGCAAGATGATCTAATCCTTTAGGGAGCTTGTTTTGATCAACGAACCAATCGCCTAATGATGTCTTGTCATTGTCTCTTTTTCCAAACCATCCATCATCCAATACAAAAAGCTCGATTCCTAACTCACTTCCTGCCTTGGCGATATCCATAATCTGATCTGCATGAAAGTCAAAATACGTCGCTTCCCAGTTGTTTACTAAAATTGGGCGTTCTTTATCTCTATACGTTCCTCTTACTAGACGAGTGCGATAAAGGTCATGGAAGGTTCTAGACATATCCCCTAAACCTGAAGAGGAATACACCATGACAACCTCAGGCGCCTGAAACTCTTCCCCACCTTCAAGTTTCCAGTTGAAATCGAATGGATTGATTCCCATTGTCACTCGTGTCGTGCTAAACTGGTCCACTTCTGCCTGAGCCATGAAATTCCCACTGTACACGAAGTTAAACGCGTACACTTCGCCTACATCTTCCGTTGTCCCTTTTCGTAACAAAGCAATAAACGGATTATGCTGATGAGAGCTTCCTCCCCTTGCACTTTCGATTGCTTGAATGCCATGACGAAGAGGCTGTCTGGCGATATGTCTTTCCTTCACATGCGCACCGTGAAGATGTAAGAAATCAAAGTCTGCATCCATAAAATCAACGCTCATACTTAGTGCACTCAAAAGATTCATATTTTCTGAGCTCTCATTTTTAAATCTGACCGACCTCGTGATTACATTCAGCTGTTCAAAAACCGTATAGCTCAGGATAACAGTTAGTCCCGCTACTCCATCCTTCATAGTGATTTCTAAAGTCTCTGCTTCGTTCTCGTCCTCCACATAGGTAGCTGGCAGACCGTCAAGCTTCTTTTTCCCTTTAAAAATCACATGAGAATCATAACGTAAATCTGAAACCGTTGAGCCATTTGGAAGTTGAATCTGATAAGCTGGCTTTCTAAAATCCGTATTTCCGTATTGCGGGTATTCCTGTGGCAAGGTATCTAATGAAAACGTACGATCGTCCTTATGATCATAAGGATTGCCAGAGAAACCACGGTCGACCTGTTGGATATAGTTTGAATGACGGTATTGCTTAATTCTCTTACCCCAGTACAAATGAAGCAAATAGCCACCTTTCACGACTTGTATTACATAACTAGTATCTTTTGCCTGCAAATGAAAGAGTCTATCTTCCGAACGATATTGAATTCCCATAGTAGATCAGCCCCTAACCCATTAGTTAAATTTTAAC containing:
- a CDS encoding alpha-galactosidase, with product MGIQYRSEDRLFHLQAKDTSYVIQVVKGGYLLHLYWGKRIKQYRHSNYIQQVDRGFSGNPYDHKDDRTFSLDTLPQEYPQYGNTDFRKPAYQIQLPNGSTVSDLRYDSHVIFKGKKKLDGLPATYVEDENEAETLEITMKDGVAGLTVILSYTVFEQLNVITRSVRFKNESSENMNLLSALSMSVDFMDADFDFLHLHGAHVKERHIARQPLRHGIQAIESARGGSSHQHNPFIALLRKGTTEDVGEVYAFNFVYSGNFMAQAEVDQFSTTRVTMGINPFDFNWKLEGGEEFQAPEVVMVYSSSGLGDMSRTFHDLYRTRLVRGTYRDKERPILVNNWEATYFDFHADQIMDIAKAGSELGIELFVLDDGWFGKRDNDKTSLGDWFVDQNKLPKGLDHLANEVNSLGMQFGLWFEPEMISVDSDLYREHPDWCLHVPHRPNSESRNQLILDFSREDVCEEITKRVCDILASAPISYVKWDMNRHMTEIGSALLPPDRQRETAHRYMLGLYQVMEKITSSFPDVLFESCSGGGGRFDPGILYYMPQTWTSDNTDAISRLKIQYGTSLVYPIVSMGSHVSAVPNHQVDRITSLDIRGDVAMSGNLGYELDLTKLPASEKDVVKKQVETYKEIRGLVQFGHFYRLLSPFEGNETAWLFTNDDQSEALVFYFSVVAEPAAPLKFLKVTGIDPNKQYQLVGTDQVFGGDELMYVGLSIPVELRGDFQSHSWYLREK
- a CDS encoding NAD-dependent epimerase/dehydratase family protein; amino-acid sequence: MKIIITGGAGFIGSHLSRRLLLEQHEVFIIDCLHSYYSPDRKRTHLDEIKKLGAFHFFNLDLLDREGTIRLIKEISPDVVIHLAALPGVAYSIDQPLEYVDYDVKATINVLEGAGKAGTRQVIFASSSSVYGNQEGPFLEEMAIGKVISPYAAAKYSAESFCHVYEHLYGFQMNILRFFTVYGPWGRPDMAIGHFIKKLMNGESIRVFGSGSARDYTYIEDIVEGINLTMMKSKESETFNIGSGRPITMERLLSELHIHFPTMVVNREGNRIGDVHQTWADISKAANQLGYQPKVEFSLGLEETVKWAKEYEGSL